One Bombus pyrosoma isolate SC7728 linkage group LG11, ASM1482585v1, whole genome shotgun sequence DNA segment encodes these proteins:
- the LOC122572812 gene encoding protein lap1 isoform X4, which yields MGSAWWQCAACLRTQEEDICELHLNNCNLYDVPPDVFIYERTLEKLYLDANRIKDLPRPLFQCHELRVLSLSDNEVTTLPPAIASLINLEYLDLSKNSIKELPDSIKECKNLRSIDISVNPFERFPDAITHIVGLRELYINDAYIEYLPANFGRLSALKTLELRENNLMTLPKSMSRLINLQRLDIGNNDFTELPEVVGDLINLTELWIDGNDIRRVPLNINQLYRLNHFDCTMNAIHIIPSEVEGWRDISIMHLSSNEIYQLPDSLCYLRTIVTLKVDDNQLNALPNDIGQMSSLEELIVTKNFLEYLPSSIGLLRKLHCLNVDNNYLRCLPPEIGSCTALSLLSLRSNNLTRVPPELGHLSSLKVLNLVNNCIKFLPVSMLNLSNLKALWLSDNQSQPLVPLQQEFNCEEDMMVLSCFMLPQKPRQELEQVTPAVGLISSSIVGTGKRICFAAEVESEIPRQLHRAPTPYPKELRNLARHARNLHHQSAHDQRDSHSSLSPIEHYTSKACKNNSSTDIGTEQSVSEESSDEANKTVLAKEKSPDIREAKYIRNPTSEYLSKTPTVADYVNSTWKPDEYSKANTAKIVESDKFIEPYKTMPIAANNKNTNHVQVSKVNEVPPVPPPYHIAAAFSKKAALFQQLNQSPLDLSTMAPPPIDMNISNSKISQGTEIQNYDGEPFKVEEHLYNDKFALNSTDMTNTSSNDGNINSFSGTDQHTLTDSIDPTAQSLEGDRSLKPSRIPILKTKHLESMNSISNSDLSNKCTNSSVEDYGASKILNASCIPTSPITGKKYRSPLSMQPKVSDRPKKIINGSVSNNNTSCDNLSINAINSSLVTNSNMEGISKTSSIETTNTNSSINIKNETSSGRSTPILVNNKSLNEVTNSNIDNYKVAGLNESLHSERKPRFKWMFGPHKNANVLPVQVKKNPGLGFSIAGGVAGAETGIIVTKVNPDGPAQGTLRPGDKILEVDGIDFTKSDHNNAVAVLRATGAVVSMMISRHQ from the exons ATGGGTAGTGCTTGGTGGCAGTGTGCTGCATGTTTGAGAACACAAGAAGAAGATATCTGCGAGTTGCATTTGAATAATTGTAATCTTTATGATGTACCACCTGACGTGTTCATTTATGAAAGGACATTAGAGAAATTGTATCTTGATGCCAATAgg atAAAGGATCTTCCAAGGCCACTGTTTCAGTGCCATGAATTACGAGTACTTTCTCTTAGTGATAATGAAGTCACAACATTACCACCCGCCATAGCATCATTAATTAACTTGGAATATTTAGACCTCAGCAAAAATA gTATTAAAGAGCTACCAGATAGTATAAAAGAGTGTAAAAATCTTCGTTCTATAGATATCAGTGTTAATCCATTTGAACGTTTCCCTGATGCTATTACACATATTGTTGGATTAAGAgaattgtatataaatgatgcatatatagaatatttaccAGCAAATTTTGGAAGACTTTCAGCTTTGAAAACATTAGAACTTAGGGAAAATAACTTGATGACATTACCAAAGAGTATGAgccgtttaataaatttgcaaagaCTTGATATTGGTAATAATGATTTCACTGAATTG cCTGAAGTTGTTGGGGATCTTATCAATCTCACTGAATTGTGGATAGATGGTAATGATATTAGACGTGTACCACTCAACATTAATCAGCTTTACCGTTTAAATCATTTTGACTGTACAATGAATGCAATTCATATTATACCATCAGAAGTAGAAGGATGGAGAGATATTTCGATTATGCATCTTTcatcaaatgaaatttatcagTTACCAGATTCCCTTTGTTATCTACGTACAATTGTGACTCTTAAAGTTGATGACAATCAATTGAATGCACTGCCAAATGACATTGGACAAATGTCAAGCTTAGAGGAGCTTATAGTTACTAAGAACTTCCTTGAATATTTGCCATCATCAATAGGACTTTTGCGAAAATTACATTGTTTAAATGTAGACAATAATTACTTGAGGTGCCTTCCACCAGAGATTGGAAGTTGCACAGCATTATCGTTGCTATCATTGAGGTCGAACAATCTAACTCGAGTCCCACCTGAATTGGGACATCTATCCTCTTTAAAAGTACTCAACCTTGTAAATAATTGCATCAAATTTTTGCCTGTTTCTATGTTGAATTTGAGTAATTTGAAAGCATTATGGCTGAGCGACAATCAAAGTCAACCATTAGTGCCATTGCAGCAGGAATTCAATTGTGAAGAGGACATGATGGTGTTAAGTTGCTTTATGCTCCCACAAAAACCGCGGCAAGAACTTGAAC AAGTAACACCAGCTGTAGGATTAATTTCAAGTTCGATCGTTGGTACTGGAAAAAGAATATGTTTTGCTGCTGAGGTAGAATCTGAAATCCCTAGACAACTTCATCGAGCACCAACTCCCTACCCTAAAGAGCTGCGCAACCTTGCTAGGCATGCCCGAAATTTGCATCATCAATCAGCGCATGATCAAAGA GATTCACACTCATCATTATCACCAATTGAACATTATACATCAAAGGCATGCAAGAATAATAGTTCTACGGATATTGGAACAGAGCAATCTGTTTCAGAGGAATCTTCCGATGAAGCAAACAAGACCGTActtgcaaaagaaaaaagtccGGATATCCGAGAAgcaaaatatattcgtaatcCCACGTCTGAGTATCTTTCCAAAACTCCAACAGTAGCagattatgtaaattctaCTTGGAAACCGGATGAGTACTCGAAGGCAAACACAGCAAAAATTGTTGAATCAGACAAATTTATTGAACCCTATAAGACTATGCCTATTGCCGCGAACAACAAAAATACCAATCATGTTCAAGTGTCGAAAGTAAATGAAGTTCCACCCGTCCCGCCACCGTACCATATTGCAGCCGCATTTTCAAAAAAGGCGGCACTTTTTCAGCAATTGAATCAAT CTCCATTAGACTTGTCGACGATGGCTCCTCCACCAATTGATATGAACATATcaaattcgaaaatatcgCAGGGAAcggaaatacaaaattatgatGGAGAACCATTTAAAGTTGAAGAGCATTTGTACAATGACAAATTTGCGTTGAATAGTACAGATATGACAAACACCTCAAGTAACGATGGAAATATAAACTCTTTTAGTGGCACCGATCAACACACGTTAACAGATTCTATTGATCCGACAGCACAGTCATTAGAAGGAGATCGATCGTTAAAACCAAGTAGAATTCCTATTTTAAAGACGAAACATTTGGAAAGTATGAATTCTATTTCAAATAGCGATCTATCGAACAAATGTACAAATTCTTCTGTTGAAGACTATGGAgcttcaaaaatattgaacgCATCGTGTATACCAACATCTCCTATAActggaaaaaaatatcgaagtcCGCTATCTATGCAACCTAAAGTTTCGGATCGAccaaaaaagataataaacggatctgtttcaaataataatacttcCTGTGATAATTTATCCATAAATGCAATAAACTCAAGTCTAGttacaaattcaaatatgGAAGGAATTTCAAAAACTTCATCTATCGAAACGACGAATACGAACAGTTCTATCaacataaaaaatgaaactagCTCTGGTCGAAGTACTCCAATTCTAgtgaataataaatctttaaatgAGGTGACCAATTctaatattgataattataaagttGCTGGATTGAATGAGTCATTACATTCAGAAAGAAAACCAAGATTTAAATGGATGTTCGGGCCGCACAAAAATGCTAACGTA TTGCCTGTTCAAGTGAAAAAAAATCCAGGTCTTGGTTTCAGCATTGCCGGTGGAGTGGCAGGCGCAGAAACc GGAATAATTGTGACTAAAGTGAATCCAGATGGTCCAGCACAAGGTACCCTTCGACCAGGAGATAAGATCTTAGAAGTCGATGGTATAGATTTTACTAAATCTGATCATAACAATGCTGTCGCTGTCCTTCGAGCAACTGGAGCAGTAGTATCTATGATGATTAGTCGTCATCAATGA
- the LOC122572812 gene encoding protein lap1 isoform X2 gives MGSAWWQCAACLRTQEEDICELHLNNCNLYDVPPDVFIYERTLEKLYLDANRIKDLPRPLFQCHELRVLSLSDNEVTTLPPAIASLINLEYLDLSKNSIKELPDSIKECKNLRSIDISVNPFERFPDAITHIVGLRELYINDAYIEYLPANFGRLSALKTLELRENNLMTLPKSMSRLINLQRLDIGNNDFTELPEVVGDLINLTELWIDGNDIRRVPLNINQLYRLNHFDCTMNAIHIIPSEVEGWRDISIMHLSSNEIYQLPDSLCYLRTIVTLKVDDNQLNALPNDIGQMSSLEELIVTKNFLEYLPSSIGLLRKLHCLNVDNNYLRCLPPEIGSCTALSLLSLRSNNLTRVPPELGHLSSLKVLNLVNNCIKFLPVSMLNLSNLKALWLSDNQSQPLVPLQQEFNCEEDMMVLSCFMLPQKPRQELEQVTPAVGLISSSIVGTGKRICFAAEVESEIPRQLHRAPTPYPKELRNLARHARNLHHQSAHDQRMHLEQDTMIKEAIIATTTLDLTSKSGTCLSQSLFNKDSHSSLSPIEHYTSKACKNNSSTDIGTEQSVSEESSDEANKTVLAKEKSPDIREAKYIRNPTSEYLSKTPTVADYVNSTWKPDEYSKANTAKIVESDKFIEPYKTMPIAANNKNTNHVQVSKVNEVPPVPPPYHIAAAFSKKAALFQQLNQSPLDLSTMAPPPIDMNISNSKISQGTEIQNYDGEPFKVEEHLYNDKFALNSTDMTNTSSNDGNINSFSGTDQHTLTDSIDPTAQSLEGDRSLKPSRIPILKTKHLESMNSISNSDLSNKCTNSSVEDYGASKILNASCIPTSPITGKKYRSPLSMQPKVSDRPKKIINGSVSNNNTSCDNLSINAINSSLVTNSNMEGISKTSSIETTNTNSSINIKNETSSGRSTPILVNNKSLNEVTNSNIDNYKVAGLNESLHSERKPRFKWMFGPHKNANVLPVQVKKNPGLGFSIAGGVAGAETGIIVTKVNPDGPAQGTLRPGDKILEVDGIDFTKSDHNNAVAVLRATGAVVSMMISRHQ, from the exons ATGGGTAGTGCTTGGTGGCAGTGTGCTGCATGTTTGAGAACACAAGAAGAAGATATCTGCGAGTTGCATTTGAATAATTGTAATCTTTATGATGTACCACCTGACGTGTTCATTTATGAAAGGACATTAGAGAAATTGTATCTTGATGCCAATAgg atAAAGGATCTTCCAAGGCCACTGTTTCAGTGCCATGAATTACGAGTACTTTCTCTTAGTGATAATGAAGTCACAACATTACCACCCGCCATAGCATCATTAATTAACTTGGAATATTTAGACCTCAGCAAAAATA gTATTAAAGAGCTACCAGATAGTATAAAAGAGTGTAAAAATCTTCGTTCTATAGATATCAGTGTTAATCCATTTGAACGTTTCCCTGATGCTATTACACATATTGTTGGATTAAGAgaattgtatataaatgatgcatatatagaatatttaccAGCAAATTTTGGAAGACTTTCAGCTTTGAAAACATTAGAACTTAGGGAAAATAACTTGATGACATTACCAAAGAGTATGAgccgtttaataaatttgcaaagaCTTGATATTGGTAATAATGATTTCACTGAATTG cCTGAAGTTGTTGGGGATCTTATCAATCTCACTGAATTGTGGATAGATGGTAATGATATTAGACGTGTACCACTCAACATTAATCAGCTTTACCGTTTAAATCATTTTGACTGTACAATGAATGCAATTCATATTATACCATCAGAAGTAGAAGGATGGAGAGATATTTCGATTATGCATCTTTcatcaaatgaaatttatcagTTACCAGATTCCCTTTGTTATCTACGTACAATTGTGACTCTTAAAGTTGATGACAATCAATTGAATGCACTGCCAAATGACATTGGACAAATGTCAAGCTTAGAGGAGCTTATAGTTACTAAGAACTTCCTTGAATATTTGCCATCATCAATAGGACTTTTGCGAAAATTACATTGTTTAAATGTAGACAATAATTACTTGAGGTGCCTTCCACCAGAGATTGGAAGTTGCACAGCATTATCGTTGCTATCATTGAGGTCGAACAATCTAACTCGAGTCCCACCTGAATTGGGACATCTATCCTCTTTAAAAGTACTCAACCTTGTAAATAATTGCATCAAATTTTTGCCTGTTTCTATGTTGAATTTGAGTAATTTGAAAGCATTATGGCTGAGCGACAATCAAAGTCAACCATTAGTGCCATTGCAGCAGGAATTCAATTGTGAAGAGGACATGATGGTGTTAAGTTGCTTTATGCTCCCACAAAAACCGCGGCAAGAACTTGAAC AAGTAACACCAGCTGTAGGATTAATTTCAAGTTCGATCGTTGGTACTGGAAAAAGAATATGTTTTGCTGCTGAGGTAGAATCTGAAATCCCTAGACAACTTCATCGAGCACCAACTCCCTACCCTAAAGAGCTGCGCAACCTTGCTAGGCATGCCCGAAATTTGCATCATCAATCAGCGCATGATCAAAGA ATGCATTTAGAACAGGACACTATGATCAAAGAAGCTATTATTGCTACAACTACTCTGGACCTTACCTCAAAATCTGGGACCTGTCTTTCacaaagtttatttaataag GATTCACACTCATCATTATCACCAATTGAACATTATACATCAAAGGCATGCAAGAATAATAGTTCTACGGATATTGGAACAGAGCAATCTGTTTCAGAGGAATCTTCCGATGAAGCAAACAAGACCGTActtgcaaaagaaaaaagtccGGATATCCGAGAAgcaaaatatattcgtaatcCCACGTCTGAGTATCTTTCCAAAACTCCAACAGTAGCagattatgtaaattctaCTTGGAAACCGGATGAGTACTCGAAGGCAAACACAGCAAAAATTGTTGAATCAGACAAATTTATTGAACCCTATAAGACTATGCCTATTGCCGCGAACAACAAAAATACCAATCATGTTCAAGTGTCGAAAGTAAATGAAGTTCCACCCGTCCCGCCACCGTACCATATTGCAGCCGCATTTTCAAAAAAGGCGGCACTTTTTCAGCAATTGAATCAAT CTCCATTAGACTTGTCGACGATGGCTCCTCCACCAATTGATATGAACATATcaaattcgaaaatatcgCAGGGAAcggaaatacaaaattatgatGGAGAACCATTTAAAGTTGAAGAGCATTTGTACAATGACAAATTTGCGTTGAATAGTACAGATATGACAAACACCTCAAGTAACGATGGAAATATAAACTCTTTTAGTGGCACCGATCAACACACGTTAACAGATTCTATTGATCCGACAGCACAGTCATTAGAAGGAGATCGATCGTTAAAACCAAGTAGAATTCCTATTTTAAAGACGAAACATTTGGAAAGTATGAATTCTATTTCAAATAGCGATCTATCGAACAAATGTACAAATTCTTCTGTTGAAGACTATGGAgcttcaaaaatattgaacgCATCGTGTATACCAACATCTCCTATAActggaaaaaaatatcgaagtcCGCTATCTATGCAACCTAAAGTTTCGGATCGAccaaaaaagataataaacggatctgtttcaaataataatacttcCTGTGATAATTTATCCATAAATGCAATAAACTCAAGTCTAGttacaaattcaaatatgGAAGGAATTTCAAAAACTTCATCTATCGAAACGACGAATACGAACAGTTCTATCaacataaaaaatgaaactagCTCTGGTCGAAGTACTCCAATTCTAgtgaataataaatctttaaatgAGGTGACCAATTctaatattgataattataaagttGCTGGATTGAATGAGTCATTACATTCAGAAAGAAAACCAAGATTTAAATGGATGTTCGGGCCGCACAAAAATGCTAACGTA TTGCCTGTTCAAGTGAAAAAAAATCCAGGTCTTGGTTTCAGCATTGCCGGTGGAGTGGCAGGCGCAGAAACc GGAATAATTGTGACTAAAGTGAATCCAGATGGTCCAGCACAAGGTACCCTTCGACCAGGAGATAAGATCTTAGAAGTCGATGGTATAGATTTTACTAAATCTGATCATAACAATGCTGTCGCTGTCCTTCGAGCAACTGGAGCAGTAGTATCTATGATGATTAGTCGTCATCAATGA
- the LOC122572812 gene encoding protein lap1 isoform X3 encodes MGSAWWQCAACLRTQEEDICELHLNNCNLYDVPPDVFIYERTLEKLYLDANRIKDLPRPLFQCHELRVLSLSDNEVTTLPPAIASLINLEYLDLSKNSIKELPDSIKECKNLRSIDISVNPFERFPDAITHIVGLRELYINDAYIEYLPANFGRLSALKTLELRENNLMTLPKSMSRLINLQRLDIGNNDFTELPEVVGDLINLTELWIDGNDIRRVPLNINQLYRLNHFDCTMNAIHIIPSEVEGWRDISIMHLSSNEIYQLPDSLCYLRTIVTLKVDDNQLNALPNDIGQMSSLEELIVTKNFLEYLPSSIGLLRKLHCLNVDNNYLRCLPPEIGSCTALSLLSLRSNNLTRVPPELGHLSSLKVLNLVNNCIKFLPVSMLNLSNLKALWLSDNQSQPLVPLQQEFNCEEDMMVLSCFMLPQKPRQELEQVTPAVGLISSSIVGTGKRICFAAEVESEIPRQLHRAPTPYPKELRNLARHARNLHHQSAHDQRDSHSSLSPIEHYTSKACKNNSSTDIGTEQSVSEESSDEANKTVLAKEKSPDIREAKYIRNPTSEYLSKTPTVADYVNSTWKPDEYSKANTAKIVESDKFIEPYKTMPIAANNKNTNHVQVSKVNEVPPVPPPYHIAAAFSKKAALFQQLNQSAPLDLSTMAPPPIDMNISNSKISQGTEIQNYDGEPFKVEEHLYNDKFALNSTDMTNTSSNDGNINSFSGTDQHTLTDSIDPTAQSLEGDRSLKPSRIPILKTKHLESMNSISNSDLSNKCTNSSVEDYGASKILNASCIPTSPITGKKYRSPLSMQPKVSDRPKKIINGSVSNNNTSCDNLSINAINSSLVTNSNMEGISKTSSIETTNTNSSINIKNETSSGRSTPILVNNKSLNEVTNSNIDNYKVAGLNESLHSERKPRFKWMFGPHKNANVLPVQVKKNPGLGFSIAGGVAGAETGIIVTKVNPDGPAQGTLRPGDKILEVDGIDFTKSDHNNAVAVLRATGAVVSMMISRHQ; translated from the exons ATGGGTAGTGCTTGGTGGCAGTGTGCTGCATGTTTGAGAACACAAGAAGAAGATATCTGCGAGTTGCATTTGAATAATTGTAATCTTTATGATGTACCACCTGACGTGTTCATTTATGAAAGGACATTAGAGAAATTGTATCTTGATGCCAATAgg atAAAGGATCTTCCAAGGCCACTGTTTCAGTGCCATGAATTACGAGTACTTTCTCTTAGTGATAATGAAGTCACAACATTACCACCCGCCATAGCATCATTAATTAACTTGGAATATTTAGACCTCAGCAAAAATA gTATTAAAGAGCTACCAGATAGTATAAAAGAGTGTAAAAATCTTCGTTCTATAGATATCAGTGTTAATCCATTTGAACGTTTCCCTGATGCTATTACACATATTGTTGGATTAAGAgaattgtatataaatgatgcatatatagaatatttaccAGCAAATTTTGGAAGACTTTCAGCTTTGAAAACATTAGAACTTAGGGAAAATAACTTGATGACATTACCAAAGAGTATGAgccgtttaataaatttgcaaagaCTTGATATTGGTAATAATGATTTCACTGAATTG cCTGAAGTTGTTGGGGATCTTATCAATCTCACTGAATTGTGGATAGATGGTAATGATATTAGACGTGTACCACTCAACATTAATCAGCTTTACCGTTTAAATCATTTTGACTGTACAATGAATGCAATTCATATTATACCATCAGAAGTAGAAGGATGGAGAGATATTTCGATTATGCATCTTTcatcaaatgaaatttatcagTTACCAGATTCCCTTTGTTATCTACGTACAATTGTGACTCTTAAAGTTGATGACAATCAATTGAATGCACTGCCAAATGACATTGGACAAATGTCAAGCTTAGAGGAGCTTATAGTTACTAAGAACTTCCTTGAATATTTGCCATCATCAATAGGACTTTTGCGAAAATTACATTGTTTAAATGTAGACAATAATTACTTGAGGTGCCTTCCACCAGAGATTGGAAGTTGCACAGCATTATCGTTGCTATCATTGAGGTCGAACAATCTAACTCGAGTCCCACCTGAATTGGGACATCTATCCTCTTTAAAAGTACTCAACCTTGTAAATAATTGCATCAAATTTTTGCCTGTTTCTATGTTGAATTTGAGTAATTTGAAAGCATTATGGCTGAGCGACAATCAAAGTCAACCATTAGTGCCATTGCAGCAGGAATTCAATTGTGAAGAGGACATGATGGTGTTAAGTTGCTTTATGCTCCCACAAAAACCGCGGCAAGAACTTGAAC AAGTAACACCAGCTGTAGGATTAATTTCAAGTTCGATCGTTGGTACTGGAAAAAGAATATGTTTTGCTGCTGAGGTAGAATCTGAAATCCCTAGACAACTTCATCGAGCACCAACTCCCTACCCTAAAGAGCTGCGCAACCTTGCTAGGCATGCCCGAAATTTGCATCATCAATCAGCGCATGATCAAAGA GATTCACACTCATCATTATCACCAATTGAACATTATACATCAAAGGCATGCAAGAATAATAGTTCTACGGATATTGGAACAGAGCAATCTGTTTCAGAGGAATCTTCCGATGAAGCAAACAAGACCGTActtgcaaaagaaaaaagtccGGATATCCGAGAAgcaaaatatattcgtaatcCCACGTCTGAGTATCTTTCCAAAACTCCAACAGTAGCagattatgtaaattctaCTTGGAAACCGGATGAGTACTCGAAGGCAAACACAGCAAAAATTGTTGAATCAGACAAATTTATTGAACCCTATAAGACTATGCCTATTGCCGCGAACAACAAAAATACCAATCATGTTCAAGTGTCGAAAGTAAATGAAGTTCCACCCGTCCCGCCACCGTACCATATTGCAGCCGCATTTTCAAAAAAGGCGGCACTTTTTCAGCAATTGAATCAAT CAGCTCCATTAGACTTGTCGACGATGGCTCCTCCACCAATTGATATGAACATATcaaattcgaaaatatcgCAGGGAAcggaaatacaaaattatgatGGAGAACCATTTAAAGTTGAAGAGCATTTGTACAATGACAAATTTGCGTTGAATAGTACAGATATGACAAACACCTCAAGTAACGATGGAAATATAAACTCTTTTAGTGGCACCGATCAACACACGTTAACAGATTCTATTGATCCGACAGCACAGTCATTAGAAGGAGATCGATCGTTAAAACCAAGTAGAATTCCTATTTTAAAGACGAAACATTTGGAAAGTATGAATTCTATTTCAAATAGCGATCTATCGAACAAATGTACAAATTCTTCTGTTGAAGACTATGGAgcttcaaaaatattgaacgCATCGTGTATACCAACATCTCCTATAActggaaaaaaatatcgaagtcCGCTATCTATGCAACCTAAAGTTTCGGATCGAccaaaaaagataataaacggatctgtttcaaataataatacttcCTGTGATAATTTATCCATAAATGCAATAAACTCAAGTCTAGttacaaattcaaatatgGAAGGAATTTCAAAAACTTCATCTATCGAAACGACGAATACGAACAGTTCTATCaacataaaaaatgaaactagCTCTGGTCGAAGTACTCCAATTCTAgtgaataataaatctttaaatgAGGTGACCAATTctaatattgataattataaagttGCTGGATTGAATGAGTCATTACATTCAGAAAGAAAACCAAGATTTAAATGGATGTTCGGGCCGCACAAAAATGCTAACGTA TTGCCTGTTCAAGTGAAAAAAAATCCAGGTCTTGGTTTCAGCATTGCCGGTGGAGTGGCAGGCGCAGAAACc GGAATAATTGTGACTAAAGTGAATCCAGATGGTCCAGCACAAGGTACCCTTCGACCAGGAGATAAGATCTTAGAAGTCGATGGTATAGATTTTACTAAATCTGATCATAACAATGCTGTCGCTGTCCTTCGAGCAACTGGAGCAGTAGTATCTATGATGATTAGTCGTCATCAATGA